The following coding sequences lie in one Frigoribacterium sp. SL97 genomic window:
- a CDS encoding ABC transporter permease — protein MKNAFALGWRNIADGRRRAGLTALTAALGVALLTASLVTGLTARQTVVDGIDSLLTFGDVGIVPEVDREFVDEGLVDALAADAGVVSSLPTLSRETVVVGATGEAEALLLTGAPAGPDSLASQVVTDGRAPRPGSDEVLVPTDVADRMGASLGSRMSMTTPSGVRSFDVVGLVDPRLLGVFARDNLFTDLEVVQRAFGLEGDLTRLDLELDPAVASTWAAEHRAALPSGAVFQDTSAVADGLGPIETAVTAVMAGLALVALAVSALLGSLASTAAVRARRRTYGVLRATGASTRWLVSSVGAEIAIVAAAGTVVGVAVGVAGAAVVMSRMDGEAPSLPTLTLSVGLGVLAGATSATLGARRAVADVRRIPPAFVVRGVEPADGSPGSCSRRRAVAVAVVASVSGLVIWALDAGAVLDALGLVALAVCAVALSRLAIAPLAAFAARLQWAADLARRRPTRGRSTVTGALTLVVFGAVSLATCVGAVASATGEQIDRQFGADVQVTSVVPLSDDAEPIVVVDGVRDVARSVSGEATVLSASAELDVPFQAIDPETWFDVSGLAWSAGGGSRGVELLRAGGGIALPRGVAESLTVAPGDEVVVSAGGTQVSLEVVGLFTSVATGQQVVIDRRTAGELGVTGVSRWDVSADGGVDVADLSDRVAAQVVGVPGVDVITAEATRDRAASETAALTAGLFAAVTVTLALGALGASSTLSLDVESRRDELAVLRTVGCRRRGVGALVAWDATVIAVASLSAGLLLGSFGGALGTRIVSRLLGVGVDPVVDPVTIAGIVGVTAIALAIAAVGPVLRASRTEPLTILRGTS, from the coding sequence ATGAAGAACGCGTTCGCGCTTGGTTGGCGGAACATCGCTGACGGACGGCGGCGGGCAGGACTCACCGCCCTCACGGCAGCCTTGGGGGTCGCCCTTCTCACGGCCTCACTCGTCACCGGGCTGACGGCGCGCCAGACGGTCGTCGACGGAATCGATTCGTTGCTCACGTTCGGGGACGTGGGCATCGTCCCCGAGGTGGATCGTGAGTTCGTCGACGAGGGTCTCGTGGACGCACTCGCCGCCGATGCCGGAGTCGTGTCGTCGCTCCCCACCCTGAGTCGAGAGACGGTCGTGGTCGGCGCGACGGGTGAGGCCGAGGCCCTCCTCCTGACCGGGGCCCCGGCCGGGCCGGACTCACTCGCCTCCCAGGTGGTCACCGACGGTCGAGCTCCTCGACCGGGCTCGGACGAGGTCCTGGTGCCGACAGATGTCGCAGACCGCATGGGCGCCTCCCTGGGGAGTCGAATGTCGATGACGACTCCCTCGGGCGTCCGCTCGTTCGACGTGGTGGGGCTCGTCGACCCCCGCTTGTTGGGTGTCTTCGCCCGGGACAACCTCTTCACCGACCTCGAGGTCGTCCAGAGGGCGTTCGGGCTCGAGGGTGACCTCACCCGTCTCGACCTCGAACTCGATCCTGCAGTTGCGTCCACCTGGGCAGCAGAACACCGAGCGGCGCTCCCGTCCGGCGCCGTCTTCCAGGACACGTCGGCCGTGGCCGACGGCCTCGGGCCCATCGAAACGGCCGTGACGGCGGTGATGGCAGGGCTCGCTCTGGTCGCCCTCGCCGTGTCGGCACTGCTCGGTTCACTGGCGAGCACGGCTGCCGTCCGAGCACGGCGCCGTACCTACGGTGTGCTGCGGGCCACGGGCGCGTCCACACGGTGGTTGGTCTCGTCGGTCGGCGCCGAGATCGCCATCGTCGCAGCGGCCGGAACGGTCGTGGGCGTCGCGGTCGGCGTCGCCGGCGCTGCGGTGGTGATGAGTCGGATGGACGGGGAGGCTCCGTCTCTTCCGACCCTCACCCTCTCGGTCGGTCTCGGCGTCCTCGCGGGAGCGACCTCCGCCACGCTCGGGGCCCGACGAGCCGTCGCCGACGTCCGTCGAATTCCGCCGGCGTTCGTCGTGAGGGGCGTCGAACCCGCAGACGGTTCGCCCGGATCGTGCTCACGGCGACGAGCCGTCGCGGTCGCCGTGGTCGCATCGGTCTCGGGGCTGGTGATCTGGGCCCTCGACGCAGGCGCCGTCCTCGACGCTCTGGGCCTGGTCGCCCTGGCGGTCTGTGCGGTGGCCCTCTCCCGCCTCGCGATCGCGCCCCTGGCGGCGTTCGCGGCCAGGCTCCAGTGGGCCGCCGACCTGGCGCGTCGCCGACCGACCCGCGGCAGGTCGACGGTGACCGGGGCTCTCACCCTGGTGGTCTTCGGTGCGGTGTCGCTCGCCACCTGCGTCGGTGCCGTCGCCTCCGCGACAGGGGAACAGATCGATCGGCAGTTCGGGGCCGACGTGCAAGTCACGTCGGTCGTGCCCTTGTCGGACGACGCCGAGCCGATCGTCGTCGTCGACGGCGTTCGGGACGTCGCGCGGTCGGTGTCCGGTGAAGCCACCGTCCTGTCGGCGTCCGCCGAACTCGACGTGCCGTTCCAGGCGATCGACCCCGAGACCTGGTTCGACGTGTCGGGGCTCGCGTGGTCCGCCGGTGGCGGATCGAGAGGTGTCGAGTTGCTGAGGGCCGGTGGGGGCATCGCTCTGCCGAGGGGGGTCGCCGAGTCCCTGACGGTGGCCCCGGGTGATGAGGTCGTCGTGTCGGCCGGGGGGACCCAGGTGTCCCTCGAAGTCGTCGGGCTCTTCACCTCGGTGGCCACGGGGCAACAGGTCGTCATCGACCGCAGGACGGCGGGCGAACTCGGTGTCACGGGGGTCTCTCGGTGGGACGTGTCGGCAGACGGAGGGGTCGATGTCGCCGACTTGTCAGACCGCGTCGCCGCGCAGGTGGTCGGAGTCCCCGGTGTCGACGTCATCACCGCCGAGGCGACGAGGGATCGTGCAGCCTCCGAGACGGCAGCCCTCACGGCAGGACTCTTCGCAGCGGTGACGGTGACTCTGGCCCTCGGGGCCCTGGGGGCCAGCAGCACGCTGAGCCTCGACGTCGAATCGCGGCGTGATGAACTCGCCGTGCTCCGCACCGTGGGGTGCCGACGTCGCGGCGTCGGTGCCCTCGTCGCCTGGGACGCCACCGTGATCGCCGTGGCGTCGCTGAGTGCAGGACTGCTCCTCGGCTCGTTCGGGGGAGCACTCGGGACGCGGATCGTCTCGAGGCTCCTCGGCGTGGGGGTCGACCCGGTGGTCGATCCCGTGACGATCGCGGGAATCGTCGGCGTGACGGCGATCGCTCTCGCCATCGCCGCCGTGGGGCCGGTCCTGCGGGCCTCCCGCACGGAGCCCCTGACGATTCTGAGGGGCACGTCATGA
- a CDS encoding ABC transporter ATP-binding protein, producing the protein MDLHEGEIIAIVGRSGSGKSTLVQMVGALDTPDHGQIVFDGMTLSSLSEAERTVLRRDRIGFVFQDSHLVPTLSVLENVALTSLVAGRRRSEWADRAHALLDELGLDGLGSARPATLSGGEAQRVALARALFSRPSLVLADEPTGALDSATSRDVLRLLRGMVVDDQASAVVVVTHDLETACIADRIIVLRDGRVIADERFTPAATIDSVEGRAHEERVRAWLAEHR; encoded by the coding sequence TTGGACCTTCACGAGGGCGAGATCATCGCGATCGTCGGTCGCTCCGGCTCGGGCAAGTCGACTCTGGTGCAGATGGTCGGTGCTCTCGACACGCCCGATCACGGTCAGATCGTCTTCGACGGAATGACACTTTCTTCCCTCTCCGAGGCGGAGCGCACCGTCCTGCGAAGAGATCGCATCGGATTCGTCTTCCAGGACTCCCACCTCGTCCCGACCCTGTCGGTGCTCGAGAATGTCGCGCTCACGTCACTCGTCGCGGGAAGACGCCGCTCGGAATGGGCGGATCGAGCGCACGCGCTGCTCGACGAACTCGGCCTCGACGGTCTCGGATCGGCCCGTCCGGCCACCTTGTCGGGCGGAGAGGCCCAGCGTGTGGCCCTGGCTCGAGCGCTCTTCTCCCGTCCGTCTCTCGTCCTCGCCGACGAGCCGACCGGCGCGCTCGACAGTGCGACCTCACGGGATGTCCTGAGGCTGCTCCGGGGCATGGTCGTCGACGACCAGGCGTCAGCGGTCGTGGTGGTCACCCATGACCTCGAGACCGCCTGCATCGCCGACAGGATCATCGTCCTGCGAGACGGCCGAGTCATCGCCGACGAACGCTTCACACCGGCGGCCACGATCGACAGCGTCGAGGGGAGGGCCCATGAAGAACGCGTTCGCGCTTGGTTGGCGGAACATCGCTGA
- a CDS encoding lysophospholipid acyltransferase family protein has protein sequence MSLPIFTLFEVVRYERLWSALRAAGPAAAWRLMNDIARFDLPAYDSIADPSDTSAGMAAKARAAMGGLPGLASVDIDAAAGRYGDYGPRMQFESTFVTLWLDDRARLDEVVEVRGGEHLEEAREHGRGALALPLHFGASYVVPPIIAHRHPTRFVFNRMNFDELRDRAFPSLDVDAFAIDDDATFRKGLRALKDGLVFAMFPEYDPRGRGRHHTVVPFLGASVVAPQGPALMSRAAGAAMLPMHLDRTGEAHFVLTIHPAIPAPTDDVEVQGSTVALWRLIERLILDGRAGDWEMWTDFDLMRTESAA, from the coding sequence ATGTCCCTTCCCATCTTCACCCTCTTCGAGGTCGTCCGATACGAACGTCTTTGGTCGGCGCTCCGCGCCGCCGGGCCCGCTGCCGCGTGGCGACTCATGAACGACATCGCCCGGTTCGACCTGCCCGCCTACGACTCGATCGCCGACCCGTCCGACACGAGCGCCGGCATGGCGGCCAAGGCCCGTGCCGCCATGGGGGGCTTGCCAGGTCTCGCCTCCGTCGACATCGACGCTGCAGCGGGGCGATATGGCGACTACGGGCCTCGGATGCAATTCGAGTCGACGTTCGTCACGCTGTGGCTCGACGACCGAGCTCGGCTGGACGAGGTCGTCGAGGTTCGTGGCGGCGAGCACCTCGAGGAGGCGAGGGAGCACGGCCGTGGCGCCCTGGCCTTGCCCCTGCACTTCGGGGCGTCCTACGTCGTCCCGCCGATCATCGCGCACCGACACCCCACGCGCTTCGTCTTCAACAGGATGAACTTCGACGAGCTCCGGGATCGGGCGTTTCCCTCTCTCGATGTCGACGCCTTCGCCATCGACGACGACGCGACCTTCCGAAAGGGGCTCCGAGCGCTCAAGGACGGGCTCGTCTTCGCAATGTTCCCCGAATACGATCCCAGAGGCCGAGGCCGTCACCACACCGTCGTCCCGTTCCTGGGGGCTTCCGTCGTCGCACCGCAGGGGCCGGCCCTCATGAGTCGTGCCGCGGGCGCAGCCATGCTGCCGATGCACCTCGACCGGACGGGAGAAGCTCACTTCGTCCTGACGATCCACCCGGCGATTCCCGCCCCGACAGATGACGTCGAGGTCCAGGGGTCGACGGTCGCGTTGTGGCGACTCATCGAGAGGCTCATCCTCGACGGCCGCGCCGGCGACTGGGAGATGTGGACCGACTTCGATCTGATGCGGACGGAGTCGGCGGCATGA
- a CDS encoding response regulator transcription factor, whose product MSTDGPIDVCVVADEVLTRSAIEACIRVTPGLKAVAIHDSAKPCSEPGPPPWSVLVIDADDHPDVVDAARRLREGHDAVVVLGRRLPAVLVRQIVQSGIDAVVSKRASIDELLAVVRRTAAGEDHVDPRLAATVLRAEACPLTARERDVLRLVDRSLSTRRCAAELHLAEGTVRNLISSAVRKVGAPDRGRAASDARDLGWI is encoded by the coding sequence ATGTCGACCGACGGGCCGATCGACGTGTGCGTGGTCGCCGACGAGGTGCTGACGCGGTCGGCGATCGAGGCGTGCATCCGTGTGACGCCGGGGCTGAAAGCTGTCGCGATCCACGATTCCGCGAAGCCCTGCTCCGAACCAGGGCCACCCCCGTGGAGCGTGCTGGTCATCGACGCCGACGACCACCCCGACGTCGTGGACGCCGCCCGGCGACTGCGCGAGGGGCACGACGCCGTCGTCGTCCTGGGTCGCCGCTTACCCGCCGTGCTCGTCCGTCAGATCGTCCAGTCGGGCATCGACGCGGTCGTCTCGAAGCGGGCGAGCATCGACGAACTCCTCGCCGTCGTCCGGCGAACGGCTGCCGGAGAAGACCACGTCGACCCGAGGTTGGCGGCCACGGTCCTCCGCGCCGAGGCGTGCCCGCTCACGGCACGCGAGCGTGACGTCCTGCGCCTCGTCGACCGGTCGCTCTCGACCAGACGGTGCGCCGCCGAGCTGCACCTCGCCGAGGGCACGGTGCGCAACCTGATCTCGTCCGCCGTCCGCAAGGTCGGGGCGCCCGACCGCGGACGGGCCGCCTCGGACGCGCGAGATCTCGGTTGGATCTAG
- the araA gene encoding L-arabinose isomerase produces the protein MTNDTLDPTAFLASREVWFLTGSQGLYGEETLQQVADQSRAIADELAAASDVPVRLVWKPVLTDADAIRRTMLEANLDDSVIGVTAWMHTFSPAKMWIGGLDALRKPLLHLHTQANVALPWADIDFDFMNLNQAAHGDREFGYMQTRLGVPRKTVVGHVSDPRVQQQVGTWMRAAAGASAMRSLKLARFGDNMRFVGVTEGDKTEAELAFGVQVNTWGVNELAEAVAAASETAIDALVAVYEAEYDVVPALRAGGERHQSLRDGAAIEIGLRSFLEEGGFSAFTTNFEDLGALKQLPGLAVQRLMAEGYGFGAEGDWKTSVLVRAANVMGAGLPGGASLMEDYTYHLVPGEEKILGAHMLEVSPALTSGRASLEVHALGIGGKDDPVRLVFSADPGPAVVVAMSDVRDRFRLTVNVVDVVDPDEDLPNLPVGRAVWKPRPSFAVSAEAWLTAGAAHHTVMSTAVGLEAFEDLARIVETELLVIDEDTRIRDFRHEVAWNAAYHRLARGL, from the coding sequence GTGACGAACGACACCCTCGACCCCACCGCCTTCCTCGCCTCACGCGAGGTCTGGTTCCTCACCGGCAGCCAGGGCCTCTACGGCGAAGAGACGCTCCAGCAGGTCGCCGACCAGTCGCGTGCCATCGCCGACGAACTCGCCGCCGCCTCCGACGTGCCCGTGCGCCTCGTCTGGAAGCCCGTCCTGACCGACGCCGACGCGATCCGTCGCACGATGCTCGAGGCGAACCTCGACGACTCGGTCATCGGCGTCACGGCCTGGATGCACACCTTCAGCCCGGCCAAGATGTGGATCGGCGGCCTCGACGCCCTGCGCAAGCCGCTGCTGCACCTGCACACGCAGGCCAACGTCGCGCTGCCCTGGGCCGACATCGACTTCGACTTCATGAACCTCAACCAGGCCGCCCACGGCGACCGCGAGTTCGGCTACATGCAGACCCGTCTCGGGGTGCCCCGCAAGACCGTCGTCGGCCACGTCAGCGACCCGCGCGTGCAGCAGCAGGTCGGCACCTGGATGCGCGCCGCCGCGGGCGCCTCGGCCATGCGCTCGCTCAAGCTGGCACGCTTCGGCGACAACATGCGCTTCGTCGGCGTGACCGAGGGCGACAAGACCGAGGCCGAGCTGGCCTTCGGCGTCCAGGTCAACACCTGGGGCGTCAACGAACTGGCCGAGGCCGTCGCCGCGGCGTCCGAGACGGCGATCGACGCGCTCGTCGCGGTGTACGAGGCCGAGTACGACGTGGTCCCCGCGCTGCGGGCGGGCGGCGAGCGTCACCAGTCGCTCCGAGACGGTGCGGCGATCGAGATCGGTCTGCGCTCGTTCCTCGAAGAGGGCGGGTTCAGTGCCTTCACGACGAACTTCGAAGACCTGGGTGCACTCAAGCAGCTGCCCGGCCTCGCGGTCCAGCGCCTGATGGCCGAGGGCTACGGCTTCGGTGCCGAGGGCGACTGGAAGACCTCGGTGCTGGTGCGTGCGGCCAACGTGATGGGCGCCGGGCTGCCGGGTGGCGCCTCCTTGATGGAGGACTACACGTACCACCTGGTGCCCGGCGAGGAGAAGATCCTCGGGGCGCACATGCTCGAGGTCAGCCCGGCGCTGACGTCGGGGCGCGCCTCCCTCGAGGTGCACGCGCTCGGCATCGGCGGCAAGGACGACCCGGTGCGCCTGGTCTTCTCCGCCGACCCCGGCCCGGCCGTCGTCGTCGCGATGAGCGACGTGCGCGACCGCTTCCGCCTGACGGTCAACGTGGTCGACGTGGTCGACCCCGACGAGGACCTGCCGAACCTCCCGGTGGGGCGCGCGGTGTGGAAGCCCCGTCCGTCGTTCGCCGTGTCGGCCGAGGCGTGGCTGACGGCCGGCGCCGCCCACCACACGGTCATGTCGACCGCGGTCGGGCTCGAGGCCTTCGAGGACCTCGCCCGCATCGTCGAGACCGAGCTGCTCGTGATCGACGAGGACACCCGCATCCGCGACTTCCGTCACGAGGTCGCCTGGAACGCCGCGTACCACCGCCTCGCCCGCGGCCTGTAG
- a CDS encoding L-ribulose-5-phosphate 4-epimerase, which translates to MTGWIDRSTQAAIDATREDVATLHAELVRYGLVVWTGGNVSGRVPGTDLFVIKPSGVLYDDLTAENQILCRLDGTVVEGTPGSDRSPSSDTAAHAYVYRTMPHVGGVVHTHSTYATAWAARGEAIPCVITAMADEFGGEIPVGPFAIIGDDSIGRGIVATLEGHRSRAVLMQNHGVFTIGKDARDAVKAAVMTEDVARTVHITRQLGEPIPIPAESIDALFDRYQNVYGQAPAGELK; encoded by the coding sequence ATGACCGGCTGGATCGACCGCTCGACGCAGGCGGCCATCGACGCCACCCGAGAAGACGTCGCCACCCTGCACGCCGAGCTCGTGCGCTACGGGCTCGTCGTCTGGACGGGCGGCAACGTGTCGGGTCGCGTGCCCGGCACCGACCTCTTCGTGATCAAGCCCAGCGGGGTGCTCTACGACGACCTCACGGCCGAGAACCAGATCCTCTGCCGCCTCGACGGCACCGTGGTCGAGGGCACGCCGGGCAGCGACCGCAGTCCGTCCAGCGACACCGCCGCCCACGCCTACGTCTACCGCACCATGCCGCACGTCGGCGGAGTCGTGCACACGCACTCGACCTACGCCACGGCCTGGGCCGCGCGCGGCGAGGCGATCCCGTGCGTGATCACGGCGATGGCCGACGAGTTCGGCGGCGAGATCCCCGTGGGGCCGTTCGCGATCATCGGCGACGACTCGATCGGCCGCGGCATCGTCGCGACGCTCGAGGGGCACCGCAGCCGGGCCGTGCTGATGCAGAACCACGGCGTCTTCACGATCGGCAAGGACGCCCGCGACGCGGTCAAGGCCGCCGTCATGACCGAGGACGTGGCCCGCACCGTCCACATAACCCGCCAGCTCGGCGAACCCATCCCCATCCCGGCAGAGAGCATCGACGCCCTCTTCGACCGGTACCAGAACGTCTACGGACAAGCACCCGCAGGAGAACTGAAGTGA